In a single window of the Paenibacillus sp. MMS20-IR301 genome:
- a CDS encoding toxin-antitoxin system HicB family antitoxin, translating to MAAKKSFPLRIDPELHEALERWAGEEFRSVNGHIEYLLRESLKRAGRLPGKKRREDEE from the coding sequence ATGGCGGCCAAAAAAAGCTTTCCGCTGCGGATCGATCCCGAGCTGCACGAAGCACTGGAGCGTTGGGCGGGAGAAGAATTTCGCAGCGTTAACGGACATATTGAATACTTGCTGCGTGAATCTTTGAAGCGTGCAGGCCGCTTGCCGGGTAAGAAACGCCGGGAAGATGAGGAATAA
- a CDS encoding PLP-dependent transferase, with product MDEKLKIESRLAQIGSLEDPATGAVNYPIYNATAFRHPRLGQSTGFDYIRTKNPTRTVLEDAAAALESGDAGFACASGMAALTTVFALFGQGDHLVVSLDLYGGTYRLLERILSKYGISASYVDTNDLEGLEAARQPGTKAVFIETPTNPLMMITDVEAVCTWARTHGLLTIVDNTLLTPFFQRPIELGADIIVHSATKYLGGHNDVLAGLIVTKGAELSAEMAILHNSLGAVLAPNDSYQLMKGMKTLALRMERHESNALAIARYLLEHPAVAEVFHPGLPDHPGYEIQNRQSSGNTGIFSFKVKDARYVEPLLRHIRLIAFAESLGGVESLMTYPAVQTHADIPVEIRDAVGVDDRLLRFSVGIEHVDDLINDLAQALEAARVELE from the coding sequence ATGGACGAGAAACTGAAGATTGAGAGCAGACTGGCACAGATTGGTTCACTTGAGGACCCGGCAACGGGGGCGGTTAATTACCCGATATATAATGCGACGGCTTTCCGTCACCCGAGACTCGGTCAGAGCACAGGCTTTGACTATATCCGCACCAAAAATCCTACCCGCACCGTACTCGAAGACGCGGCTGCCGCACTGGAATCCGGCGATGCCGGCTTTGCCTGTGCCTCCGGGATGGCTGCCCTGACTACAGTATTCGCCCTGTTCGGACAAGGCGACCATCTCGTGGTATCGCTGGACCTGTACGGCGGAACTTACCGTCTGCTTGAACGGATTCTCTCCAAATACGGCATCAGCGCCTCCTATGTGGATACGAATGACCTGGAGGGCCTGGAGGCTGCCCGCCAGCCGGGCACCAAAGCTGTGTTTATTGAGACGCCGACCAATCCGCTGATGATGATTACAGATGTCGAAGCGGTGTGTACATGGGCCCGCACGCACGGGCTGCTGACTATTGTCGACAACACGCTGCTAACCCCGTTCTTCCAGCGTCCGATTGAGCTTGGGGCAGACATTATCGTACATAGTGCGACCAAATATCTGGGCGGACATAATGACGTGCTTGCCGGACTTATTGTGACCAAAGGCGCGGAGCTGTCAGCAGAAATGGCTATCCTGCATAACTCGCTGGGCGCTGTACTTGCACCAAATGACAGCTACCAGCTGATGAAGGGCATGAAGACACTTGCCCTGCGCATGGAGCGGCATGAGAGCAATGCACTGGCTATTGCCCGGTATCTGCTGGAGCATCCGGCGGTTGCCGAGGTGTTCCACCCGGGCCTGCCCGATCATCCGGGGTATGAAATCCAGAACCGCCAATCCTCCGGCAACACCGGAATCTTCTCCTTCAAAGTTAAGGATGCCAGATATGTGGAGCCGCTGCTCCGCCATATCCGCCTGATTGCTTTTGCCGAGAGCCTGGGCGGTGTCGAGTCGCTTATGACTTATCCGGCTGTGCAGACCCATGCCGATATTCCGGTGGAGATCCGCGATGCCGTTGGCGTCGATGACCGTCTGCTGCGTTTCTCTGTCGGGATCGAGCATGTAGATGATCTGATTAATGATCTTGCACAGGCGCTTGAGGCGGCGCGGGTGGAGCTGGAGTAG
- a CDS encoding bifunctional 2',3'-cyclic-nucleotide 2'-phosphodiesterase/3'-nucleotidase, whose product MRQKRWNKPIASALATAVVTAQVLGGAAVGSVLGGGTAKADPAPAPGAINLRLMSTTDVHTNVMGWDYFKDKESLTVGLDRTATLVKNARAEDKGINNLLLDNGDLIQGTPLGTYMSLQKNPAGELDQIHPMIDAMNTMKYDAGTFGNHEFNYGLPYLESITSATSATYKHTSIPFINANVYVDDHDDDDTNDVNYFQPYTIIKKKVLDSNNVEHTINVGLIGLVTPQIMDWDKANLEGKVIAKDISETAAEFIPQMKDAGADIIVAMAHTGYDATATGRNAENDISQLSKVPGIDAITFSHTHKVFPAASLSALDASFKTADGKAALPGIDNDKGQINNVPAVQAGFGGANLGLIDLAIVSDGDGGWMVDKTNSQSSTSSIYKTEVDAKGTKVNIANVEPDAAVDAAVSAAHAATINYVNTPLGKTNVPMNSFFAMVQDDPTVQIVTYAQKSYVENRINTDPALAEYKGLPILSVGAPFKAGRNGPDEYTEIDAGDLTIRSASDLYLYDNTLKAIKIKGSTVKEWVEMSAGAFNKINPAVTDTQELLNSKFSVFNFDVIDGIEYTIDVTKDARYNVDGTPNNLNSERVTSITYNNHPLNLNDEFIVVTNNYRASGGGNFPGVKAGLEGVTMVLDTLEENRQVLMDYIVEAGTVNQPADNNWSLASIKGDVNLTFPSSPRAKNVLPKHENITDTGKQDSKGFEIYNIDLSGSVKVHLLGINDLHGQLDTTSFVTVGTESKPVGTAAILATYLKNARAKYDNTLLVHNGDSVGASAPVSSMERDKPTLEWLNMMKFDVGTLGNHEFDQGVEALKAQIFGGVDPVNKNIVHAPMNFDYINANAIDIKTGEPLIKPYTIKEIGGVKIGFIGVVTKATPSKVSPAGTAGVKFLSAEEEVAAIEKYAAELKSKGVNTIIVLAHDPATTKVDAATKKNVSTGEAVDLANALPANSPVDVIVAGDNHAFANDIVNGKLVVQAYSYGTAYEDIRLVIDPETGKVKSKSAEVITTFQENVKEDAETKALVDHYLALHPELSRPVGTTDGTVTRTDVYLKEAPLGNLIADAMRQADFKDGAAGPADFAFMNPGGIRADLPKGNVSFGDLAKIQPFGNTLVKLTLTGEQIKTLLQQQWAVKADGTADIKTLQISGLKYTANMYLPVASRVANLTKTDGTPIEMNKSYTAVVNNFMAAGGDNYKVLPLASKSLAGPIDLDVFYDYIVKKFKGGAITAPIEGRITNVDKDPGSSLGSTTPATPKPSATPTASPSPAASATPAPAATPAPVPTAAPAAVFKDLAKVAWAQEAINALAAKGIVKGIDGTNFAPVKSVTRAEFVTMLVRSLDLTNTAATTNFSDVKQGVWYTDTIAAAVNAGLVKGTGNGKFEPGREITREEMAIMIANALKDQLQTVDTSALNVFTDKAKIASYAQQPIAQLTKLGIVNGVDAQKFAPKGIANRAQAAVIIYRMLENKAS is encoded by the coding sequence ATGAGACAAAAGCGTTGGAACAAACCGATCGCTTCAGCCCTAGCTACCGCTGTCGTTACGGCACAGGTATTAGGCGGAGCCGCTGTTGGTTCAGTGCTGGGAGGCGGAACGGCTAAAGCTGATCCTGCACCAGCACCGGGTGCAATCAACCTGCGGCTAATGAGTACTACAGATGTACATACCAACGTAATGGGCTGGGACTACTTCAAGGACAAAGAATCATTGACAGTGGGACTGGACCGGACTGCAACATTGGTGAAGAATGCCCGTGCAGAGGACAAAGGGATAAACAACCTTCTGCTCGACAATGGTGACCTGATTCAGGGAACTCCGCTGGGAACATATATGTCACTACAGAAAAATCCGGCAGGGGAACTCGATCAAATTCATCCGATGATTGATGCGATGAACACGATGAAGTATGATGCAGGAACCTTCGGCAATCATGAATTCAACTACGGGCTGCCTTATCTGGAAAGCATCACTTCCGCTACTTCGGCTACCTATAAGCACACTAGCATCCCTTTCATTAATGCAAACGTGTATGTCGATGATCATGATGATGATGACACCAACGATGTTAACTACTTCCAGCCATACACAATCATAAAAAAGAAAGTGTTAGACAGCAATAATGTTGAACATACCATTAATGTAGGTCTGATTGGTCTCGTAACTCCGCAGATCATGGATTGGGACAAAGCTAATCTTGAAGGAAAAGTCATCGCTAAGGATATCTCCGAAACAGCCGCCGAATTCATTCCTCAGATGAAAGATGCAGGTGCGGACATTATCGTAGCTATGGCACATACCGGATATGACGCTACGGCAACCGGGCGGAATGCTGAGAATGACATCAGCCAGCTCAGCAAAGTTCCTGGAATCGATGCCATTACTTTCTCCCACACCCACAAAGTATTCCCGGCGGCGAGTCTGAGCGCTTTGGATGCATCATTCAAGACTGCTGACGGCAAAGCTGCACTGCCGGGCATTGATAATGACAAGGGCCAGATTAATAATGTTCCAGCAGTTCAAGCCGGCTTCGGCGGTGCCAACCTGGGTCTGATTGACCTGGCGATCGTTTCGGACGGCGACGGCGGCTGGATGGTTGATAAGACAAATTCCCAGTCCTCGACCAGTTCGATCTACAAAACAGAAGTTGATGCTAAAGGAACTAAAGTTAATATCGCTAATGTTGAACCGGATGCAGCAGTGGATGCTGCTGTAAGCGCAGCTCACGCTGCTACGATTAATTATGTTAATACACCACTGGGCAAAACGAATGTACCGATGAACAGCTTCTTCGCAATGGTGCAGGATGATCCGACCGTTCAGATCGTAACCTATGCCCAGAAGAGTTATGTAGAGAACCGGATTAATACAGACCCGGCTCTCGCTGAGTACAAAGGGCTGCCGATTCTGAGTGTTGGCGCACCGTTCAAGGCTGGACGCAACGGCCCTGATGAATATACAGAGATTGACGCAGGCGACCTGACGATCCGCAGTGCCAGCGACCTGTACCTGTATGACAATACACTTAAGGCTATCAAGATCAAAGGCTCCACAGTAAAAGAGTGGGTAGAGATGAGTGCAGGTGCATTCAATAAGATCAATCCGGCGGTTACGGATACACAGGAACTGCTTAACTCTAAATTCTCCGTATTTAATTTCGATGTCATTGACGGTATTGAATATACGATTGATGTAACGAAGGATGCCAGATACAATGTTGACGGCACACCTAACAACTTGAATTCCGAGCGTGTTACTTCGATCACTTATAATAACCACCCGCTTAACTTGAATGATGAATTCATCGTGGTTACGAATAACTACCGTGCCAGCGGCGGCGGGAACTTCCCGGGTGTCAAGGCTGGACTCGAAGGCGTCACTATGGTTCTTGATACTCTTGAAGAGAACCGCCAGGTGCTGATGGATTATATCGTGGAAGCGGGGACCGTTAATCAGCCGGCAGATAACAACTGGTCGCTTGCTTCAATCAAAGGCGATGTTAACCTGACATTCCCTTCGTCCCCAAGAGCGAAGAACGTACTGCCTAAGCATGAGAATATTACCGATACAGGTAAGCAGGACAGCAAAGGGTTTGAAATTTACAATATTGACTTGAGCGGAAGCGTGAAAGTCCACTTGCTGGGCATCAACGACCTTCACGGACAACTGGATACAACCTCCTTTGTAACCGTTGGTACCGAGAGCAAGCCTGTAGGTACTGCTGCAATTCTGGCAACCTACTTGAAGAACGCCCGTGCGAAATACGATAATACCCTGCTTGTTCATAACGGGGACTCTGTCGGTGCTTCTGCTCCGGTATCCTCCATGGAACGCGACAAACCGACGCTTGAATGGCTGAATATGATGAAATTCGATGTGGGAACTTTGGGTAACCACGAATTCGACCAGGGTGTTGAAGCACTCAAAGCACAAATTTTTGGCGGTGTTGACCCTGTTAACAAAAACATTGTCCATGCACCTATGAACTTTGATTACATCAATGCGAATGCAATCGACATCAAGACTGGTGAACCGCTGATCAAGCCTTACACAATCAAAGAAATCGGCGGCGTTAAGATCGGGTTCATCGGGGTAGTTACCAAGGCAACTCCTAGCAAGGTATCCCCGGCCGGAACAGCAGGCGTGAAATTCCTGAGCGCTGAAGAAGAAGTTGCAGCAATCGAGAAGTATGCTGCAGAACTGAAAAGCAAAGGTGTTAACACAATCATTGTTCTTGCCCATGATCCGGCAACCACGAAGGTTGATGCGGCAACGAAGAAAAATGTATCAACAGGTGAAGCTGTAGATTTGGCCAATGCCCTTCCTGCCAATTCTCCAGTGGACGTAATCGTAGCCGGTGACAACCACGCATTTGCTAATGATATTGTGAATGGCAAGCTGGTAGTTCAAGCTTATTCTTATGGTACAGCCTATGAGGATATCCGTTTGGTTATCGATCCGGAGACTGGCAAAGTGAAGAGCAAATCTGCTGAAGTAATCACTACTTTCCAGGAAAATGTTAAAGAGGATGCTGAAACAAAAGCACTTGTTGATCATTATCTTGCCCTGCATCCTGAGCTGTCCAGACCTGTAGGTACTACAGATGGAACAGTTACCCGTACAGATGTGTACCTGAAGGAAGCTCCTCTGGGTAACCTGATTGCTGATGCTATGCGTCAGGCTGATTTCAAAGACGGAGCTGCCGGTCCTGCGGATTTCGCCTTCATGAATCCGGGCGGTATCCGTGCCGATCTTCCAAAAGGCAATGTATCCTTTGGTGATCTGGCCAAAATTCAGCCATTCGGCAATACGCTGGTGAAGCTGACGCTTACCGGTGAACAGATTAAAACCCTGCTGCAACAGCAATGGGCGGTTAAAGCTGACGGAACTGCAGATATCAAGACGCTGCAAATTTCCGGTCTGAAATACACAGCTAATATGTATCTGCCGGTTGCCAGCCGTGTAGCAAACCTGACCAAAACAGACGGAACACCAATCGAAATGAACAAGAGCTATACAGCTGTAGTCAACAACTTCATGGCTGCAGGCGGCGACAATTATAAAGTATTGCCTCTGGCAAGCAAGTCGCTGGCCGGACCAATCGATCTGGATGTATTCTATGACTACATTGTGAAGAAATTCAAAGGCGGCGCTATTACAGCTCCAATCGAAGGCCGCATTACTAACGTGGATAAAGATCCGGGTTCAAGCCTAGGCTCCACTACTCCGGCAACACCTAAGCCTTCTGCAACACCAACAGCTTCACCAAGCCCGGCAGCATCCGCTACTCCGGCACCGGCAGCTACACCAGCTCCTGTACCTACAGCTGCACCTGCTGCTGTATTCAAAGATCTGGCTAAAGTAGCTTGGGCGCAGGAAGCTATCAATGCACTTGCAGCTAAAGGTATTGTAAAAGGGATTGATGGTACAAACTTCGCGCCAGTGAAGAGTGTTACCCGCGCAGAATTCGTAACAATGCTCGTTCGTTCACTTGATTTGACCAATACTGCGGCTACAACTAACTTCAGCGATGTGAAACAAGGTGTCTGGTACACGGATACTATCGCTGCTGCGGTTAATGCGGGTCTGGTAAAAGGAACGGGCAACGGTAAATTTGAACCGGGCCGGGAGATTACCCGTGAAGAAATGGCGATTATGATCGCTAACGCCCTTAAGGATCAGCTGCAGACTGTAGATACTTCGGCTCTGAATGTCTTTACAGACAAGGCGAAGATTGCATCTTATGCACAGCAGCCGATCGCGCAATTGACTAAGCTCGGAATCGTAAATGGTGTAGATGCTCAGAAATTTGCTCCTAAAGGCATTGCAAACCGTGCTCAGGCAGCGGTAATCATCTACCGTATGCTGGAGAACAAGGCTTCCTAA
- a CDS encoding transcriptional regulator — protein sequence MSVKDQVFEIIKASATPVTAGEVEKLSGLERKAVDKAFTELKKDNAIVSPVRCKWEAAVK from the coding sequence GTGAGTGTAAAAGACCAGGTATTTGAGATCATTAAGGCTTCAGCAACACCTGTTACTGCCGGTGAGGTAGAGAAGCTCTCCGGACTGGAGCGCAAAGCCGTCGATAAAGCGTTCACCGAGCTGAAGAAAGACAACGCGATTGTTTCCCCGGTCCGCTGCAAATGGGAAGCTGCCGTCAAGTAA
- the thrS gene encoding threonine--tRNA ligase: protein MSVNIKLPDGSVREYADGSSIDDVAASISSGLRKNAAAGKLNGIVVDLSTPLEEGALIEIVTLDSPEGLEVMRHSTAHLMAQAARRLFGAKEVKLGVGPVIEDGFYYDMDLEHPLNPEDLLKIEKEMERIINENLPIVRKEVSRKEALEIFGELGDPYKLELIEALPEESVISIYEQGEFFDLCRGPHVPSTSKIKVFKLMNVAGAYWRGDSKNKMLQRVYGTAWIKKAQLDEHLRLLEEAKKRDHRKLGKELEIFTFNQLVGQGLPIWLPKGAKLRSILERYIVDLEASLGYQHVYTPVLGNVELYKTSGHWEHYQEDMFPKMTIDNEEFVLRPMNCPHHMMIYKSSMHSYRDLPIRIAELGIQHRYEMSGALTGLHRVRSMTLNDSHIFCRLDQIKSEFIRVLELIKQVYSDFGIEDYRFRLSYRDPKDTEKYYANDEMWETAQRMLREVVEEAGLPFYEAEGEAAFYGPKLDVQIKTVLGKEETLSTVQIDFLLPERFELEYVGDDGNKHRPVVLHRGILGTMERFVAFLLENFAGSLPLWLSPQQVKIIPVSSAFDDYAKDVEAQLLKHGIRAEVDLRNEKMGYKIREAQLEKLPYMFVVGENEMNAGSVSVRKRGEGDIGAKPLQEVIGTLVQEISGRVI, encoded by the coding sequence ATGTCAGTAAATATCAAACTTCCGGACGGATCGGTCCGGGAATACGCGGATGGCAGCAGCATCGACGATGTGGCCGCTTCCATCAGCAGCGGGCTGCGCAAGAATGCCGCTGCAGGTAAACTTAATGGAATTGTTGTGGACCTCTCAACTCCGCTTGAAGAAGGTGCGCTGATTGAGATTGTGACTCTCGATTCTCCGGAAGGTCTGGAAGTGATGCGCCACAGCACTGCCCATCTGATGGCCCAGGCAGCAAGACGCCTGTTCGGAGCGAAGGAAGTGAAGCTGGGTGTAGGTCCGGTAATCGAGGACGGCTTCTATTATGATATGGATCTGGAGCATCCGCTGAATCCGGAGGATCTGCTGAAGATCGAGAAGGAAATGGAGCGCATCATTAATGAGAACCTGCCGATTGTGCGCAAAGAGGTAAGCCGCAAGGAGGCTCTGGAAATTTTCGGGGAGCTGGGTGATCCTTACAAGCTTGAGCTGATTGAGGCTCTGCCGGAAGAGAGCGTAATTTCGATCTACGAGCAGGGTGAATTCTTCGATCTCTGCCGCGGTCCCCATGTTCCTTCAACTTCCAAAATCAAAGTATTCAAGCTGATGAACGTCGCAGGAGCTTACTGGCGCGGAGACAGCAAGAATAAGATGCTGCAGCGTGTATACGGTACTGCCTGGATCAAGAAGGCCCAGCTGGATGAACATCTGCGCCTCTTGGAGGAAGCGAAGAAGCGCGACCACCGGAAGCTGGGTAAAGAGCTGGAAATCTTCACGTTCAACCAGCTGGTTGGACAAGGACTGCCGATCTGGCTGCCGAAGGGTGCCAAGCTGCGCAGTATTCTCGAGCGTTACATTGTAGACCTGGAAGCCAGCCTCGGATATCAGCATGTCTATACTCCGGTGCTCGGTAATGTCGAGCTGTACAAAACTTCAGGTCACTGGGAGCATTATCAGGAAGATATGTTCCCTAAGATGACAATTGATAACGAAGAATTTGTGCTCCGTCCGATGAACTGCCCGCATCACATGATGATCTACAAGAGCTCGATGCACAGCTACCGTGATCTGCCGATCCGTATCGCCGAGCTCGGTATCCAGCACCGTTATGAAATGTCCGGAGCACTCACAGGGCTGCACCGCGTGCGTTCGATGACCCTGAATGACTCGCATATCTTCTGCCGTCTGGACCAGATCAAGAGCGAGTTCATCCGCGTGCTTGAGCTGATTAAGCAGGTATATAGCGACTTCGGTATCGAGGATTACCGTTTCCGCCTGTCCTACCGGGATCCTAAGGATACTGAGAAATATTATGCCAATGATGAAATGTGGGAGACTGCACAGCGCATGCTGCGCGAGGTTGTCGAAGAAGCCGGTCTGCCGTTCTATGAAGCTGAGGGAGAAGCAGCCTTCTATGGTCCGAAGCTGGATGTCCAGATCAAGACTGTACTGGGTAAGGAAGAGACACTGTCTACTGTCCAGATCGACTTCCTGCTGCCTGAGCGCTTTGAGCTGGAGTATGTCGGTGATGACGGCAACAAACATCGCCCGGTTGTCCTGCACCGCGGAATTCTCGGCACAATGGAACGTTTCGTAGCGTTCCTGCTGGAGAACTTTGCCGGATCACTGCCGCTGTGGCTGTCGCCGCAGCAGGTGAAGATCATCCCGGTTTCCTCTGCGTTTGATGATTATGCCAAGGATGTAGAAGCTCAACTGCTGAAGCACGGCATCCGGGCTGAAGTCGATCTGCGCAATGAGAAGATGGGCTACAAAATCCGTGAAGCCCAGCTGGAAAAACTGCCGTATATGTTCGTTGTCGGCGAGAATGAAATGAATGCCGGCAGCGTATCCGTCCGTAAGCGCGGGGAAGGCGACATCGGTGCTAAGCCGCTGCAGGAAGTAATCGGAACCCTTGTACAGGAAATTTCCGGCCGCGTAATCTAG
- the mqnC gene encoding cyclic dehypoxanthinyl futalosine synthase, with translation MSAIDLILDKTLKGERLQLEDTITLFESNEIEKMGAAADIIMKRWHPDPLATFVIGRNINYTNVCDVYCRFCAFYRRPGSEEGYVLPDDTIYQKIAETISVNGTEILMQGGTNPNLPFSYYTDILRGIKQRFPEITMHSFSPAEIMKMVEVSGLPLEQVMREIHAAGLDSLPGGGAEILDDRTRRKISRLKGSWREWMDVMQTAHRIGMNTTATMVIGLGESMEERALHLLRVREAQDECIANKYDSEGFLAFISWTFQPDNTNLKLDRQTPEEYLKTVAISRLVLDNIKNFQSSWVTMGPEVGKLSLQYGCNDFGSTMIEENVVSSAGATYKVNIESITQLIREAGKIPAQRNTRYDILRTFEDASAKIDNDFIMQN, from the coding sequence GTGAGTGCGATTGATCTTATTCTGGATAAGACACTTAAGGGTGAACGTCTGCAATTAGAAGACACGATCACATTATTCGAGAGCAATGAAATTGAGAAAATGGGCGCTGCCGCAGATATTATTATGAAGCGCTGGCATCCGGACCCGCTGGCCACATTCGTGATCGGCCGCAATATTAACTACACTAATGTTTGTGATGTATACTGCCGCTTCTGTGCATTTTACCGCAGACCCGGCTCGGAGGAAGGTTATGTGCTTCCTGACGATACGATCTATCAGAAGATTGCCGAGACGATCAGTGTGAACGGGACAGAGATTCTGATGCAGGGCGGAACGAATCCGAATTTGCCGTTCAGCTACTATACGGATATCCTGCGCGGCATTAAGCAGCGCTTCCCTGAGATTACGATGCACTCCTTCTCACCGGCAGAGATTATGAAGATGGTCGAGGTATCCGGCCTGCCGCTGGAGCAGGTAATGCGTGAGATTCATGCCGCCGGCCTTGACTCCCTGCCGGGCGGGGGAGCTGAGATTCTTGACGACCGTACACGCCGGAAGATTAGCCGGCTTAAAGGCTCGTGGCGTGAATGGATGGATGTGATGCAGACCGCGCACCGTATCGGTATGAATACTACAGCCACCATGGTAATCGGCCTCGGCGAGAGTATGGAAGAGCGGGCGCTGCATCTGCTGCGTGTCCGTGAAGCCCAGGATGAATGCATTGCGAACAAATATGATTCTGAAGGCTTCCTGGCCTTTATCTCCTGGACCTTCCAGCCGGATAATACGAACCTGAAGCTGGACCGCCAGACTCCGGAAGAGTATCTGAAGACCGTAGCCATCAGCCGCCTCGTGCTGGATAACATCAAGAACTTCCAGTCCTCTTGGGTTACAATGGGGCCGGAGGTCGGCAAGCTGTCCCTGCAATACGGCTGTAATGACTTTGGCAGCACGATGATTGAGGAGAACGTAGTTTCCTCGGCAGGCGCTACCTACAAGGTCAACATCGAGTCGATCACCCAGCTGATCCGCGAAGCCGGGAAGATTCCGGCACAGCGCAACACGCGCTACGACATCCTGCGCACGTTCGAGGACGCCAGCGCCAAGATTGATAATGATTTCATCATGCAGAACTAG
- the metA gene encoding homoserine O-succinyltransferase, with amino-acid sequence MPIKIPDSLPAKEVLSGENIFVMDESHAFHQDIRPLRIAILNLMPTKETTETQLLRLIGNSPLQVDVVLLHPSSHTSKNTSAEHLKSFYKTFDEISHRRFDGLIVTGAPVEQMEFEDVNYWEELKVIFEWSKQNVTSTMHICWAAQAGLYHHFGVRKVSLPDKCFGVFPHTLSHNNVKLLRGFDEVFHVPHSRHTDVSREDIENHPDLQILAESEEAGVYLVSAYEGKQIFVTGHSEYDPFSLKWEYDRDIAKGMDIEIPKHYYPKDDPTRTPPAVWRAHANLLFSNWLNYYVYQETPYDIGAFI; translated from the coding sequence ATGCCAATTAAAATTCCCGACAGTCTGCCGGCCAAAGAAGTATTATCCGGTGAGAATATTTTTGTAATGGATGAGAGCCACGCCTTTCATCAGGATATCCGTCCTCTGCGGATCGCTATTCTAAATCTGATGCCGACCAAGGAAACGACCGAGACGCAGCTGCTGCGCCTGATCGGAAACTCGCCGCTTCAGGTGGATGTGGTTCTGCTGCATCCCAGCTCCCATACCTCGAAGAATACCTCTGCAGAGCATCTGAAGAGCTTTTATAAAACCTTCGATGAGATCAGCCACCGCCGGTTCGACGGCCTGATCGTTACCGGCGCTCCCGTAGAACAGATGGAGTTCGAGGATGTCAACTACTGGGAAGAGCTGAAAGTTATTTTTGAATGGAGCAAGCAGAATGTAACTTCGACCATGCACATCTGTTGGGCGGCACAAGCAGGACTGTATCATCATTTCGGTGTTCGCAAGGTGAGCCTGCCGGACAAATGCTTTGGAGTTTTTCCGCACACGCTGAGCCATAATAATGTCAAGCTGCTGCGCGGCTTCGATGAGGTGTTCCATGTGCCGCATTCCCGCCACACTGATGTATCCCGGGAGGATATTGAGAATCATCCGGATCTGCAGATTCTTGCCGAATCGGAAGAAGCCGGAGTGTATCTGGTGTCGGCATATGAGGGGAAGCAGATTTTTGTCACCGGGCATTCGGAATATGATCCGTTCTCTTTGAAATGGGAGTATGACCGGGATATCGCCAAAGGCATGGATATTGAAATTCCGAAGCACTATTATCCAAAAGATGATCCTACCCGTACACCGCCGGCCGTTTGGCGCGCCCATGCCAACTTATTATTCTCTAACTGGCTCAATTACTATGTATACCAGGAGACACCTTACGATATCGGAGCGTTTATTTAA
- a CDS encoding SPFH domain-containing protein: MKEKVLHPVSGFWVVALIAICIAGGIYGAVQEYVAVPVTLFVLAGILCTSITVVQPNKSVVVTFFGQYVGTIAASGLFAVIPFSIRKTVSLRVRNFNSVKLKVNDVEGNPIEIAAVIVFKVINSAKALFDVDKYMAFVEIQSETALRHVASKYPYDNFNETGMSLRANADEIAKELASELQERLSLSGVEVIEARLTHLAYSTEIASTMLQRQQASAILSARQIIVEGAVGMVDMAIRQLKENGVVELDEERKAAMINNLMVAIVSERGASPVINAGSLY, from the coding sequence ATGAAGGAGAAAGTGTTGCATCCTGTCAGCGGATTCTGGGTCGTAGCCCTGATTGCCATTTGTATTGCGGGAGGAATTTATGGTGCGGTTCAGGAATATGTGGCAGTACCGGTTACTCTGTTTGTGTTAGCAGGCATTCTCTGCACAAGTATTACCGTTGTCCAGCCTAATAAGTCAGTGGTGGTGACCTTTTTCGGCCAATATGTCGGCACCATTGCCGCCAGCGGGCTGTTTGCCGTCATTCCGTTCAGTATCCGCAAGACGGTCTCGCTGAGGGTCCGCAACTTCAACAGCGTGAAGCTGAAGGTTAATGATGTGGAGGGTAATCCGATTGAGATTGCTGCGGTAATTGTCTTCAAGGTTATTAATTCAGCCAAAGCCCTGTTTGATGTAGATAAATATATGGCTTTCGTCGAAATCCAGAGTGAAACAGCACTACGCCATGTAGCCAGCAAATACCCTTACGATAATTTCAATGAGACCGGCATGTCCCTGCGGGCTAATGCCGATGAGATTGCCAAGGAGCTGGCTTCCGAGCTGCAGGAGCGCTTGTCCTTGTCCGGGGTGGAGGTTATTGAGGCACGGCTAACCCATCTGGCCTACTCTACTGAAATCGCCAGCACGATGCTGCAGCGCCAGCAGGCTTCGGCCATTCTGTCCGCCCGCCAGATCATTGTTGAGGGTGCCGTTGGCATGGTAGATATGGCGATCCGCCAGCTTAAAGAGAACGGTGTAGTAGAGCTGGATGAAGAACGCAAAGCGGCGATGATCAACAATCTGATGGTAGCGATTGTGTCGGAGCGCGGCGCGAGCCCGGTCATTAACGCCGGCTCGTTGTACTAA